In a genomic window of Streptomyces sp. NBC_01231:
- the rraA gene encoding ribonuclease E activity regulator RraA, with protein MPETVTPVPTADLVDQYGTALRVCDLQFRQFGAHHGFAGPVRTVSCHADNGLLRDLLRTPGDGAVLVVDGAGSLRTALVGDLIAGAAQDNGWAGLVLHGAVRDSVALAGLRLGIKALGTIPRKSAKEAAGAVDVPVTFGGVTFRPGDILHADADGITLLPDRT; from the coding sequence ATGCCCGAAACAGTCACCCCCGTCCCCACCGCCGACCTCGTCGACCAATACGGCACCGCACTGCGCGTCTGTGACCTGCAGTTCCGCCAGTTCGGCGCGCACCACGGCTTCGCCGGACCCGTGCGCACCGTCTCCTGCCACGCAGACAACGGCCTGCTGCGCGACCTGCTGCGCACTCCAGGCGACGGCGCCGTCCTCGTCGTCGACGGAGCCGGTTCCCTGCGCACCGCCCTGGTCGGCGACCTCATCGCCGGCGCCGCCCAGGACAACGGCTGGGCCGGCCTGGTCCTGCACGGCGCCGTCCGCGACAGCGTCGCCCTCGCCGGGCTCCGGCTCGGCATCAAGGCGCTGGGCACCATCCCGCGCAAGAGCGCCAAGGAAGCCGCCGGAGCCGTCGACGTCCCCGTCACCTTCGGCGGCGTCACCTTCCGCCCCGGCGACATCCTGCACGCCGACGCCGACGGCATCACCCTCCTTCCCGACCGCACCTGA
- a CDS encoding aldolase, with product MTAYTDESAARTLIVRTARSLFTRGLTHGSTGNLSVRLADGSLLLTPTGSSLGTVQEAELSRTDLHGKHLDGPRPTKEAFLHAAFYRARPDAHAVVHLHSTHAAAVSCLADVNPADALPPLTAYYAMRVGTLPLLPYHAPGDSTLEPLAERTARTHHAVLLANHGPVIAGASLETAADAIEELEETAKLHLLLRGHATRPLTLEQAAALAPTSPPTAG from the coding sequence GTGACCGCCTACACCGACGAGTCGGCCGCCCGTACGCTCATCGTCCGCACCGCCCGCTCCCTGTTCACCCGCGGCCTTACCCACGGCTCCACCGGCAACCTCTCCGTCCGCCTGGCCGACGGCAGCCTGCTGCTCACACCCACCGGATCCAGCCTCGGCACCGTCCAGGAAGCCGAACTCTCCCGCACCGACCTGCACGGCAAGCACCTCGACGGCCCCCGGCCCACCAAGGAGGCGTTCCTGCACGCCGCCTTCTATCGGGCCCGGCCGGACGCCCACGCGGTCGTGCACCTGCACTCCACCCACGCCGCCGCCGTCTCCTGCCTCGCCGACGTGAACCCGGCCGACGCCCTGCCCCCGCTCACCGCGTACTACGCCATGCGCGTCGGCACCCTGCCCCTGCTGCCCTACCACGCCCCCGGCGACAGCACTTTGGAACCGCTCGCCGAGCGCACGGCCCGCACCCACCACGCCGTCCTCCTCGCCAACCACGGCCCCGTCATCGCTGGCGCGAGCCTGGAGACGGCCGCCGACGCGATTGAAGAACTGGAGGAAACCGCCAAACTCCACCTCCTCCTGAGGGGTCACGCCACCCGCCCCCTCACCCTCGAGCAGGCTGCCGCGCTCGCGCCCACATCCCCCCCGACGGCCGGATGA
- a CDS encoding four-carbon acid sugar kinase family protein → MTLRIGCIADDFTGGTDVAAAFRRAGLRTALVFGTPDDTTVLPADCDAAVVALKSRSTPADEAVADSLAAQDWLWAKGAAQVYFKYCSTFDSTPHGNIGPVTDALLDAAGAGVTLHCPASPPNGRTVYQGHLFVHDQMLSDSPLRHHPLNPMTDSALVRLLSAQTPHKAALIDWSTVRQGVEAVRDAVVAHQRAGVRHIIADALTDDDLAVLGAAVLELPVVAGAAGLAEGLGHAYPATGPATAEPQPCEGHAAVLAGSCSARTLEQIAQFYAAGLPSLHLDVLAAATGRDVTGEALAWYADQDPDLPVLIYASASPEELAAVQAQLGVAEAAAQVEELLGTLASHLVERGVRRLLVAGGETSGAVTTALGIRAVLVGAEADPGVPWTYATTEHGDLALMLKSGNFGAPDLFTRALTTTAGEAK, encoded by the coding sequence ATGACCCTGCGCATCGGCTGCATAGCCGACGACTTCACCGGCGGCACCGACGTCGCCGCGGCCTTCCGGCGTGCGGGCCTGCGCACCGCCCTGGTCTTCGGCACCCCGGACGACACCACCGTGCTCCCGGCGGACTGCGACGCCGCCGTGGTCGCCCTCAAGTCCCGCTCCACGCCGGCCGACGAGGCCGTGGCGGACTCCCTTGCCGCGCAGGACTGGCTGTGGGCCAAGGGCGCGGCCCAGGTCTACTTCAAGTACTGCTCCACCTTCGACTCCACCCCGCACGGCAACATCGGCCCGGTCACCGACGCCCTTCTGGACGCCGCCGGCGCCGGCGTCACCCTGCACTGCCCTGCCTCCCCGCCCAACGGCCGCACCGTCTACCAGGGCCACCTGTTCGTCCACGACCAGATGTTGTCCGACTCGCCCCTGCGCCACCACCCCCTCAACCCGATGACGGACTCCGCGCTGGTGCGGCTGCTGTCCGCGCAGACCCCGCACAAGGCCGCCCTCATCGACTGGAGCACGGTGCGCCAGGGTGTCGAGGCCGTCCGTGACGCCGTCGTCGCACACCAGCGGGCCGGTGTCCGGCACATCATCGCCGACGCCCTGACCGACGACGACCTGGCCGTGCTCGGCGCCGCCGTACTCGAACTGCCCGTCGTCGCCGGGGCCGCGGGCCTGGCCGAGGGACTCGGACACGCCTACCCCGCCACCGGACCGGCCACCGCCGAACCGCAGCCGTGCGAAGGACATGCCGCCGTGCTGGCCGGCAGCTGCTCGGCCCGCACCCTGGAACAGATCGCCCAGTTTTACGCCGCCGGCCTGCCCTCCCTGCACCTCGACGTCCTCGCCGCCGCCACCGGCCGCGACGTCACCGGCGAAGCCCTGGCCTGGTACGCGGACCAGGACCCCGACCTGCCCGTCCTGATCTACGCCTCCGCCTCGCCCGAGGAACTCGCCGCCGTCCAGGCCCAGCTCGGCGTCGCCGAAGCCGCCGCCCAGGTCGAGGAGCTGCTGGGCACGCTCGCCTCGCACCTCGTCGAGCGCGGTGTGCGCCGGCTGCTGGTGGCCGGCGGGGAGACCTCCGGCGCCGTCACCACCGCCCTCGGTATCCGTGCCGTCCTGGTCGGCGCGGAGGCCGATCCCGGCGTGCCCTGGACCTACGCCACCACCGAGCACGGCGACCTCGCCCTGATGCTCAAGTCCGGCAACTTCGGCGCCCCCGACCTGTTCACCCGCGCTCTCACCACCACGGCCGGGGAGGCCAAGTGA
- a CDS encoding isocitrate/isopropylmalate dehydrogenase family protein — protein MSTTTYRLGLLEGDGIGPEIVPSSVEIATAAAQAAGVSVDWVTLPLGASAIESHGTPVPEETKDALADLDGWYLGPHDSVSYPEPHKSALNPSGTLRKHFQLFANIRPAKSFPGAKAICDNADLVIVRENTEGFYADRNTFAGTGEFMPTPDTAIMLGIITRQATERVARVAFDLARSRRKKLTIVHKANVLKLTTGLFRTVCQEVAQEYSDVAVDDFHIDAMTVHLVRRAQDFDVIVTENMFGDILSDLAGEISGSLGTAPSINSSATTAMAQASHGSAPDIAGQNIANPVAMILSGAMLFEWLAAKHGDEKLPTVAKTIEKGVADAIAAGISTRDLGGSASTTEFTAAVIKAISADQS, from the coding sequence ATGAGCACCACCACCTACCGTCTCGGCCTCCTTGAGGGCGACGGCATCGGCCCGGAGATCGTCCCGTCCTCCGTCGAGATCGCCACCGCTGCCGCACAGGCCGCTGGCGTCTCCGTCGACTGGGTGACCCTGCCGCTCGGCGCTTCCGCCATCGAGTCCCACGGCACCCCCGTCCCCGAGGAGACGAAGGACGCCCTGGCCGACCTCGACGGCTGGTACCTCGGCCCGCACGACTCCGTCAGCTACCCCGAGCCGCACAAGTCTGCGCTCAACCCCTCGGGCACCCTGCGCAAGCACTTCCAGCTGTTCGCCAACATCCGCCCCGCCAAGAGCTTCCCCGGTGCCAAGGCCATCTGTGACAACGCCGACCTCGTGATCGTGCGGGAGAACACTGAGGGCTTCTACGCCGACCGCAACACCTTCGCCGGCACCGGCGAGTTCATGCCCACCCCGGACACGGCGATCATGCTGGGCATCATCACCCGCCAGGCCACCGAACGCGTCGCCCGCGTCGCCTTCGACCTGGCCCGCTCGCGCCGCAAGAAGCTGACCATCGTTCACAAGGCCAACGTCCTCAAGCTCACCACCGGCCTGTTCCGCACCGTGTGCCAGGAAGTCGCCCAGGAGTACTCGGACGTGGCGGTGGACGACTTCCACATCGACGCCATGACCGTCCACCTGGTGCGCCGTGCCCAGGACTTCGACGTCATCGTCACCGAGAACATGTTCGGCGACATCCTCTCCGATCTCGCCGGTGAGATCTCCGGCTCCCTGGGCACGGCCCCCTCCATCAACTCCTCCGCCACCACGGCGATGGCTCAGGCGTCCCACGGTTCCGCCCCCGACATCGCCGGGCAGAACATCGCCAACCCGGTCGCCATGATCCTTTCCGGCGCGATGCTGTTCGAGTGGCTCGCCGCCAAACACGGGGACGAGAAGCTGCCCACCGTCGCGAAGACCATCGAGAAGGGTGTCGCCGACGCGATCGCTGCCGGGATCTCCACTCGGGACCTGGGCGGCTCGGCGTCGACCACAGAGTTCACCGCCGCCGTTATCAAGGCCATTAGCGCCGACCAGAGCTGA
- a CDS encoding sugar phosphate isomerase/epimerase, which yields MTSRLPWPLAYTVSGDDCATPMPLGYAAPLAEAVVHLAELGYDGVEVQVRQSGQEDAEKLARTVERTGMKILGIGTGAVAAHDRLTLTDPSPDVRRHALCRLLGAARLAGELGVPVTLGQTRGTFLPGLEDMQRIWAERAVEHLAEEAAARGSSLLLEPQRHATTSLWNTPDEAFSFAKALPGRNGLVLDTFHLEEENIDVLNAVRVHATHTGCTQLAAPSGRGPLSVGDHRLPPLLRALQQGGFAGWLTLEHTQDGDSHKAAARSWTALDDAAATLT from the coding sequence ATGACGTCCCGTCTGCCCTGGCCGCTGGCTTACACCGTCTCCGGCGACGACTGCGCCACGCCCATGCCCCTCGGCTACGCCGCGCCCCTGGCCGAAGCGGTCGTCCATCTGGCCGAACTCGGCTACGACGGTGTGGAGGTCCAGGTCCGCCAGAGCGGCCAGGAGGATGCCGAAAAGCTCGCAAGAACCGTTGAGAGAACCGGGATGAAGATCCTGGGCATCGGTACCGGAGCTGTCGCGGCCCACGACCGGCTGACCCTGACCGACCCGTCACCTGACGTACGCCGCCACGCCCTGTGCCGCCTGCTCGGCGCGGCTCGCCTCGCCGGCGAGCTGGGCGTGCCCGTCACGCTCGGCCAGACCCGCGGCACCTTCCTGCCCGGCCTGGAGGACATGCAGCGCATCTGGGCCGAACGCGCCGTGGAGCATCTCGCCGAGGAGGCTGCCGCACGAGGCAGCAGCCTGCTCCTGGAGCCGCAGCGCCATGCCACCACCTCTTTGTGGAACACCCCTGACGAGGCCTTCAGCTTCGCTAAGGCCCTCCCCGGCCGCAACGGACTGGTGCTGGACACCTTCCACCTCGAAGAGGAAAACATCGACGTCCTCAACGCCGTCCGCGTGCACGCCACGCACACCGGTTGTACGCAGCTTGCGGCGCCCTCGGGCCGTGGTCCTCTCAGCGTGGGTGACCACCGCCTGCCCCCGCTGCTGCGCGCCCTCCAGCAGGGCGGCTTTGCCGGCTGGCTGACGCTGGAGCACACCCAGGACGGTGACAGCCACAAGGCCGCCGCCCGCTCCTGGACGGCGCTGGACGACGCAGCCGCAACCCTGACCTGA
- a CDS encoding aspartate/glutamate racemase family protein — MIEPQPLVALIHAVPTGARIAQQAFAQEFPQATVWNVLDDRLLDDARYAGGLTDALRRRMLRLIGHVMDGGAQGLLLTCSSYGEVVDTARTLWDVPVLKSDEAMFTAALAGPYRRIALVASTTPAVPAAVAQLDALVPTVRPDRPVEIVTALSEKAGTGDGQDMARHLADALHAAGGADADVVLLAQYSLTPAREALAALTGLPVLDGAGAAARMLHGLLVPGREQPDTAVAVAR; from the coding sequence GTGATCGAACCCCAACCCCTGGTTGCCCTGATCCATGCCGTGCCCACCGGCGCCCGCATCGCCCAGCAGGCGTTCGCGCAAGAATTCCCGCAGGCCACGGTCTGGAACGTGCTGGACGACCGTCTGCTGGACGACGCCCGATATGCTGGCGGACTCACCGACGCCCTGCGCCGACGGATGCTCCGACTGATCGGGCACGTGATGGACGGCGGCGCCCAAGGTCTGCTGCTGACCTGCTCCTCCTACGGAGAAGTGGTGGACACCGCACGCACCCTGTGGGACGTCCCCGTCCTGAAGTCCGACGAGGCCATGTTCACGGCCGCCCTGGCCGGGCCGTACCGGCGCATCGCCCTGGTCGCTTCCACCACCCCCGCCGTTCCCGCCGCCGTGGCCCAGCTCGACGCACTCGTCCCCACGGTCCGCCCGGACCGCCCGGTGGAAATCGTGACCGCGCTGAGCGAGAAGGCAGGCACCGGCGATGGCCAGGACATGGCCCGTCACCTGGCCGATGCCCTGCACGCGGCCGGAGGCGCGGACGCCGATGTGGTGCTGCTGGCACAGTATTCGCTGACTCCGGCCCGCGAAGCCTTGGCCGCCCTGACGGGCCTGCCGGTGCTGGACGGTGCCGGTGCTGCCGCCCGGATGCTGCACGGCCTGCTCGTTCCGGGCCGGGAACAGCCGGACACGGCCGTGGCGGTCGCACGATGA
- a CDS encoding FCD domain-containing protein yields MAELARIAVEPREPLAAEVSRRLIDYLMSGEVQPGDRIPSERQLTEMLGVNRPTVREAIKSLGFLGLLEIRQSSGTYFRGAGSDVLYRLFELGLILGERGARDMVQARSELEVVVAGLAAQGRDEAGVELLRARLAAMRQCPDEEFPEADAAFHAALGELSGNAVLRDMLKGMRAMIQRGWVERTGAVRSRDVAYADHVPIFEAVAAGDAAAARAAMARHMESASRRLMEALEQREG; encoded by the coding sequence ATGGCCGAACTCGCCAGGATCGCGGTCGAGCCGCGGGAGCCACTGGCTGCCGAGGTGTCCCGCCGACTGATCGACTACCTGATGTCCGGCGAGGTGCAGCCCGGTGACCGGATCCCGTCGGAGCGGCAGCTGACCGAGATGCTCGGAGTGAACCGGCCCACCGTGCGGGAGGCGATCAAATCGCTGGGATTCCTCGGCCTGCTGGAGATCCGGCAGTCCAGCGGAACGTACTTCCGCGGTGCCGGCTCCGACGTGCTGTACCGCCTGTTCGAGCTGGGCCTGATCCTGGGGGAGCGGGGCGCCCGGGACATGGTGCAGGCCCGCTCCGAGCTGGAAGTGGTCGTCGCCGGCCTGGCCGCGCAAGGGCGTGACGAGGCCGGCGTGGAACTGCTGCGCGCCCGGCTGGCCGCTATGCGGCAGTGCCCGGACGAGGAGTTCCCCGAGGCGGACGCCGCCTTCCATGCGGCCCTCGGGGAACTGTCCGGCAACGCGGTGCTGCGGGACATGCTCAAGGGCATGCGGGCGATGATCCAGCGCGGCTGGGTGGAGCGCACCGGAGCCGTCCGCTCCCGCGACGTGGCCTACGCCGACCACGTGCCGATCTTCGAAGCGGTCGCGGCCGGTGACGCTGCGGCCGCTCGGGCGGCGATGGCCCGGCACATGGAGAGTGCGTCCCGCCGCCTGATGGAAGCGCTCGAACAGCGCGAGGGGTAG
- a CDS encoding citrate:proton symporter: MLAVLGFATLGSFMLLVMRKHLSAFTAIMLTPIAAALIAGRGAKLGDMIMNGLDTVAPTAALLLFAVLYFGLMMEVKLFEPIVQAIIRATKGDPVRIVVGTAVLSLCVALDGDGTTSYMIICSAFLPIYRRLGINPLILATLAAMALGTISGTTPWGGAATRGISVLHLSATEYFVHMIGPMALTSLAIIAVAYWLGLRERSKLDPEKLNSYKLEIASGKAFEPINADWRMWFNAALTVLLMVLLILEVADLLVLFMVAFVIALLVNIRKIGDQQDLIKRQAANAVPVMILVLAAGVFTGIMTDAGMIKAMANAALSIVPEGWGNIIPLFTAVLALPLGFFMSNDAYWFGVVPVLAESAGHYGIPANEIARAGAIGQILHMMGPTSAPLWVLLGLVKAELGDFQRHALRWGILVSIAYIAFAVLTGAISVT, from the coding sequence ATGCTCGCCGTCCTCGGCTTCGCCACACTGGGCAGCTTCATGCTGCTCGTCATGCGGAAGCACCTCTCCGCCTTCACCGCCATCATGCTCACGCCGATAGCCGCCGCCCTGATCGCGGGCAGGGGTGCCAAGCTCGGCGACATGATCATGAACGGCCTGGACACCGTCGCACCCACCGCGGCGCTACTGCTGTTTGCCGTCCTGTACTTCGGCCTGATGATGGAGGTCAAGCTCTTCGAGCCGATCGTCCAGGCCATCATCCGCGCCACCAAAGGCGACCCGGTCCGCATCGTCGTCGGCACCGCCGTGCTGTCCCTGTGCGTCGCCCTGGACGGAGACGGCACCACCAGCTACATGATCATCTGCTCGGCATTCCTGCCGATCTACCGACGCCTGGGCATCAACCCGCTCATCCTCGCCACCCTCGCCGCGATGGCGCTGGGCACCATCTCCGGCACCACCCCCTGGGGCGGGGCCGCCACCCGCGGCATCAGTGTCCTGCACCTGAGCGCCACAGAGTATTTCGTCCACATGATCGGCCCCATGGCCCTGACCAGCCTGGCCATCATCGCCGTCGCCTACTGGCTCGGCCTGCGTGAACGCAGCAAGCTCGACCCCGAGAAGCTCAACTCCTACAAGCTGGAGATCGCTTCCGGTAAGGCCTTCGAACCGATCAACGCCGACTGGCGCATGTGGTTCAACGCCGCCCTCACTGTGCTGCTGATGGTGCTCCTCATCCTTGAGGTCGCCGATCTCCTAGTGCTGTTCATGGTCGCGTTCGTCATCGCCCTGCTCGTCAACATCCGCAAGATCGGAGACCAGCAGGACCTGATCAAGCGGCAGGCCGCCAACGCCGTCCCCGTGATGATCCTGGTCCTGGCCGCCGGCGTGTTCACGGGCATCATGACCGACGCGGGCATGATCAAGGCCATGGCCAACGCGGCTCTTTCCATCGTCCCCGAGGGCTGGGGCAACATCATCCCGCTGTTCACCGCGGTCCTCGCCCTGCCACTCGGCTTCTTCATGTCCAACGACGCCTACTGGTTCGGCGTCGTCCCCGTGCTCGCCGAATCCGCCGGGCATTACGGGATCCCCGCCAACGAGATCGCCCGCGCGGGTGCCATCGGTCAGATCCTGCACATGATGGGCCCCACCTCAGCCCCCCTGTGGGTCCTCCTCGGACTGGTCAAGGCCGAACTCGGCGACTTCCAAAGGCATGCTCTGCGCTGGGGCATCCTCGTCTCCATCGCCTACATCGCCTTCGCCGTCCTTACCGGCGCCATCAGCGTCACCTGA
- a CDS encoding DUF4333 domain-containing protein, protein MQRNKFLIGVGGGVTAVVALGGLGTHLLAGTESTTGLDDHTTASVDGHRALAANIVAGRTESKYHPLPWVGDKLSNVTCPTGLKATTGATLTCTGKKSDGATVKIPRVSSTARRGRRQERHLEVRVLRRTHNTP, encoded by the coding sequence ATGCAGCGCAACAAGTTCCTCATCGGCGTCGGCGGCGGCGTGACAGCCGTCGTCGCGCTCGGCGGCCTCGGCACGCATCTGCTCGCCGGCACCGAGTCGACTACCGGGCTGGATGACCACACCACGGCATCGGTGGACGGCCACCGGGCGCTCGCGGCGAACATCGTCGCGGGCCGCACCGAGAGCAAGTACCACCCGCTGCCCTGGGTCGGCGACAAGCTCTCCAACGTCACCTGCCCGACCGGCCTCAAGGCCACCACCGGAGCCACCCTCACCTGCACCGGCAAGAAGAGCGACGGTGCGACCGTCAAGATCCCCCGTGTGAGCTCGACGGCACGACGAGGCCGACGCCAAGAGCGTCATTTGGAAGTGAGAGTGCTGAGAAGGACCCACAACACACCATGA
- a CDS encoding alpha/beta fold hydrolase, whose translation MTRKNSSDKAPQAVRDRVVAWLEGAERPGYGRATRFDQWDVTPDGLHVAAVGTVFSSLDQRSLNVLCVIATDSGDCQQLEVQADLVSCGPGVVAFASQGSISWFDLAVQTRTQGPTLPGLVEQIRVSADGRRVLAVLAAGQGARYDLAERVFAEPSHWEPLVFTSEPEQLRQCYLVDRHSGAVRNVTPAGLNVWEMCWAGSDSALAICSEQPGESGWYDPQLALVDLQSATATCLYLPQAGRQLAAPAWVGGRSAVIEATCSDRGVVAGGVVLLDPEGIAVHLHTQGVDVSALHSTAEGQLGYAGLRGLATAIGQADSGKATVTEVWSTPQTFHGRTPQIRTDTSGRFHGFLESYKTWPRLVTVDDAGIRTVFDPAHGGTVFVQDRAGKVEELSWPSSDGQEIQGLLVVPDSPPPHPLVVNVHGGPVSAWRNRWGIATSDRYPLAPLLASEGYAVLHPNPRGSHGRGEGFTRSVLGDMFGAPAEDLLSGVDHLVDQGVVDPARVAVIGTSYGAVMSLVLPAIDSRFAAAIAVSPVSDWISQHYTSNIPRFDELFLQDSPHTLNSAYFHQSPLYRMGQSRTPTLVTAGLRDKCTPAQQAVEAHQALLRNGVETEPVLYPAQGHGVRGFPETTDYLCRILIWLQRHLPTQ comes from the coding sequence GTGACCAGGAAAAACTCCAGTGACAAGGCGCCGCAAGCGGTCCGTGACCGGGTGGTGGCCTGGCTGGAGGGCGCCGAGCGACCTGGTTACGGCCGTGCCACCCGTTTCGACCAGTGGGACGTGACTCCCGACGGCCTCCACGTGGCAGCGGTTGGCACTGTGTTCTCCAGTCTGGACCAGCGAAGCCTCAACGTTCTGTGCGTGATCGCCACCGACAGCGGTGACTGCCAGCAGCTTGAGGTGCAGGCCGACCTTGTGTCGTGTGGTCCTGGTGTCGTCGCCTTCGCTTCCCAGGGCAGCATCAGCTGGTTCGACCTCGCCGTGCAGACCAGAACCCAAGGGCCGACCCTGCCCGGGCTCGTCGAGCAAATTCGCGTCTCAGCGGACGGCCGACGCGTGCTGGCCGTCCTGGCCGCTGGGCAGGGCGCGCGCTATGACCTGGCGGAACGTGTGTTTGCCGAGCCGTCACACTGGGAGCCGCTCGTCTTCACCTCCGAGCCGGAACAGCTCCGCCAGTGCTACCTCGTGGACCGGCACAGTGGTGCCGTGCGCAACGTCACTCCGGCCGGTCTCAACGTCTGGGAGATGTGCTGGGCCGGTTCGGACTCCGCTCTGGCCATCTGCTCCGAACAGCCCGGTGAGTCCGGCTGGTACGACCCGCAGCTGGCTCTTGTCGATCTGCAGTCGGCGACAGCCACCTGCCTCTACCTCCCACAGGCCGGCCGCCAGCTGGCCGCGCCGGCCTGGGTCGGCGGCCGGAGCGCGGTGATCGAGGCGACCTGCAGCGACCGCGGAGTCGTGGCTGGAGGTGTGGTGCTCCTGGATCCGGAAGGAATCGCGGTCCATCTCCACACGCAAGGCGTGGATGTGTCGGCGTTGCACTCCACAGCAGAGGGGCAACTCGGCTATGCGGGACTGCGGGGACTAGCGACGGCGATCGGGCAAGCAGATTCCGGGAAAGCCACGGTCACCGAGGTCTGGTCGACGCCCCAGACTTTCCACGGCCGGACCCCGCAGATCCGTACCGATACATCGGGCCGGTTCCATGGCTTCCTCGAGTCGTACAAGACTTGGCCGCGCCTCGTCACCGTCGACGACGCGGGGATCCGTACCGTGTTCGACCCGGCACACGGTGGAACGGTGTTCGTGCAGGACCGGGCCGGAAAGGTGGAGGAGCTTTCGTGGCCGTCCTCCGACGGGCAGGAGATCCAGGGCCTGCTGGTCGTTCCCGACAGCCCGCCGCCCCATCCTCTGGTCGTGAACGTCCACGGCGGCCCCGTGTCGGCGTGGCGCAACCGTTGGGGCATCGCCACGTCGGACCGCTATCCGCTCGCACCGCTGCTGGCGTCGGAGGGGTACGCCGTACTGCATCCGAACCCGCGTGGCAGCCATGGCCGTGGAGAGGGGTTCACGCGCTCCGTGCTCGGTGACATGTTCGGCGCACCGGCAGAGGATCTACTAAGCGGCGTCGACCATCTCGTCGACCAAGGCGTGGTGGACCCCGCGCGGGTCGCCGTGATCGGCACCAGCTACGGCGCCGTGATGAGCCTGGTCCTGCCCGCAATAGACTCACGCTTCGCAGCGGCGATCGCGGTGTCCCCGGTGAGTGACTGGATCAGCCAGCACTACACCTCCAACATCCCCCGGTTCGACGAACTCTTCCTGCAGGACAGCCCCCACACCCTGAACAGCGCCTATTTTCACCAGAGTCCGCTGTACAGAATGGGACAGAGTCGCACTCCGACCCTGGTGACCGCGGGCCTGCGCGACAAATGCACCCCAGCGCAGCAGGCCGTCGAAGCACACCAGGCACTGTTGCGCAACGGTGTCGAGACCGAACCGGTTCTCTATCCCGCCCAGGGCCACGGAGTACGGGGCTTTCCCGAAACCACCGACTACCTCTGCCGGATCCTCATCTGGCTGCAGCGCCACCTGCCCACGCAGTAG
- a CDS encoding transposase: MSGPLEECAARFDDLFFSLAQRRGCRQYLTGLLAPGERNKTITCLAGPEPVTGAGRPGMQRLPFFLSQSPWEAEQVNNRRLELLARAVGDGSARRRGHRDRRLR; this comes from the coding sequence GTGTCGGGGCCGTTGGAGGAGTGCGCGGCCCGGTTCGACGATCTCTTCTTCAGCCTGGCTCAGCGGCGGGGTTGTCGTCAGTATCTGACCGGGTTGCTGGCGCCGGGGGAGCGGAACAAGACGATCACCTGCCTGGCCGGGCCGGAGCCCGTCACCGGCGCGGGGAGGCCGGGGATGCAGCGGCTGCCGTTCTTTCTGTCCCAGTCCCCCTGGGAGGCCGAGCAGGTCAACAACCGGCGGCTTGAACTGCTGGCGCGAGCAGTCGGCGACGGCTCCGCACGACGGCGGGGTCATCGTGATCGACGACTCCGGTGA
- a CDS encoding transposase, with the protein MIDDSGDRKDGAATANVGRQWLGRLGKTDNGIVTVTMVWTDGRVYYPLHATPLYPHPSLRPRPVGPGFPHETAVGRCPRGPREGGGLFLPGGGRRLRLLRQRRLVPRSARPARPTWSCSSRTAAPGPRPTSRTPSPRWTHRDLVGR; encoded by the coding sequence GTGATCGACGACTCCGGTGACCGCAAGGACGGCGCGGCCACCGCCAACGTGGGCCGGCAGTGGCTGGGGCGACTGGGCAAGACCGACAACGGCATCGTCACGGTGACCATGGTGTGGACCGACGGCCGCGTGTACTACCCACTGCACGCCACTCCCTTATACCCCCACCCATCACTTCGCCCGCGCCCGGTCGGACCCGGCTTTCCGCACGAAACCGCAGTTGGTCGCTGCCCTCGCGGCCCGCGGGAAGGAGGCGGGCTTTTCCTGCCGGGCGGTGGTCGCCGACTGCGCCTACTCCGTCAGCGACGACTGGTACCTCGCAGCGCGAGGCCGGCCCGGCCTACGTGGTCGTGCTCAAGCCGCACCGCGGCACCTGGGCCCCGGCCGACCAGCCGCACACCCTCACCGCGATGGACACACCGAGACCTGGTGGGCCGGTGA